In Streptomyces sp. NBC_00306, a single genomic region encodes these proteins:
- a CDS encoding MBL fold metallo-hydrolase: MLIAGFPAGAWGTNCYLVAPAAGEECVIIDPGHQAAEGVAEAVAKHRLKPVAVILTHGHIDHVASVVPVCGAHDVPAWIHPSDRYMMSDPEKALGRSIGMPLMGELTVGEPDDVRELTDGAKLRLAGLDFSVAHAPGHTKGSVTFGMPEAADVPSVFFSGDLLFAGSIGRTDLPGGDMDEMLASLARVCLPLDDSTVVLSGHGPQTTIGRERATNPYLRDVAGGLGSQAAPRRGM; this comes from the coding sequence GTGCTTATTGCCGGGTTCCCCGCCGGGGCCTGGGGGACCAACTGTTACCTGGTCGCCCCCGCCGCCGGCGAGGAGTGCGTGATCATCGATCCGGGCCACCAGGCCGCCGAAGGTGTCGCCGAGGCGGTCGCGAAGCACCGGCTCAAGCCCGTCGCCGTCATCCTCACCCACGGCCACATCGACCATGTCGCCTCGGTCGTCCCGGTGTGCGGCGCGCACGACGTGCCCGCGTGGATCCACCCCTCCGACCGGTACATGATGAGCGACCCGGAGAAGGCGCTCGGCAGGTCGATCGGGATGCCGCTCATGGGCGAGCTGACCGTGGGAGAGCCGGACGACGTCAGGGAACTGACCGACGGCGCGAAGCTGCGCCTCGCCGGACTCGACTTCTCGGTCGCGCACGCGCCCGGCCATACGAAGGGGTCGGTGACCTTCGGCATGCCCGAGGCCGCGGACGTCCCGTCCGTGTTCTTCTCGGGAGACCTGCTGTTCGCCGGCTCCATCGGACGCACGGACCTGCCGGGAGGTGACATGGACGAGATGCTCGCGTCGCTGGCGCGTGTGTGCCTGCCGCTCGACGACTCGACCGTGGTCCTTTCCGGACACGGCCCCCAGACGACCATCGGCCGTGAGCGCGCCACCAATCCCTATCTGCGGGACGTGGCCGGCGGCCTCGGGAGCCAGGCGGCTCCCCGACGAGGAATGTGA
- a CDS encoding peptidylprolyl isomerase, with the protein MVSSDQRRRQLAREKFERQQQRRAQSRKRKQRNTIIAATLAVVLAAGAAAYASVGLSDGDTKADGQTAGDESTTSPSASPTPSEAKSPEPALSIDKTAKYSMDLTTNQGDIKIAMDAAKTPRTVNSFKALADKGFFNGTKCHRLTTQGIFVLQCGDPKGDGTGGPGYTIPDENLTALGKAAADGSVTYPPGTVAMANTGQPNSGGSQFFLVYKATKLPPTYTPFGKMDAAGLKAVEKVAKAGVTGGAGDGAPKTAVTIEKAAVPKA; encoded by the coding sequence GTGGTCAGCAGCGATCAGCGGCGGCGGCAGCTCGCCAGGGAGAAGTTCGAGCGCCAGCAGCAGCGTCGGGCACAGTCACGCAAGAGGAAGCAGCGGAACACGATCATCGCGGCCACACTGGCCGTGGTGCTCGCCGCGGGCGCGGCCGCCTACGCCTCGGTGGGCCTGTCCGACGGCGACACCAAGGCCGACGGGCAGACCGCGGGCGACGAGAGCACCACGTCGCCCAGCGCCTCCCCCACTCCCTCCGAGGCCAAGAGCCCCGAACCCGCCCTGTCGATCGACAAGACGGCGAAGTACTCGATGGACCTGACGACGAACCAGGGCGACATCAAGATCGCGATGGACGCGGCGAAGACCCCGCGCACCGTGAACTCGTTCAAGGCGCTCGCGGACAAGGGCTTCTTCAACGGCACGAAGTGCCACCGGCTGACCACACAGGGCATCTTCGTGCTCCAGTGCGGCGACCCGAAGGGCGACGGCACCGGCGGGCCCGGGTACACGATCCCCGACGAGAACCTGACCGCGCTCGGCAAGGCGGCCGCCGACGGTTCGGTGACCTACCCGCCCGGCACGGTGGCGATGGCCAACACCGGTCAGCCGAACTCCGGCGGCAGCCAGTTCTTCCTCGTCTACAAGGCGACCAAACTGCCGCCGACGTACACACCGTTCGGAAAGATGGACGCCGCCGGCCTCAAGGCCGTCGAGAAGGTGGCCAAGGCCGGAGTCACCGGCGGCGCCGGCGACGGTGCCCCGAAAACGGCCGTCACCATTGAGAAGGCTGCCGTCCCCAAGGCGTGA
- a CDS encoding DUF349 domain-containing protein, whose amino-acid sequence MSSDPWGRVDETGTVYVRTADGEKVVGSWQAGTPEEALAYFERKYEGLVVEIGLLERRVKTTDLSAKDAQQAIDHLRQQVDEHHAVGDLEALAKRLDALVESVEKRREERKVQRAKQSDEARHAKEALVNEAEELAQSEQWRAAGERLRALVDTWKGLPRLDRKSDDELWHRFSHARSAFSKRRKAHFASLDAQREEARKTKERLVAEAESLSGSTDWGVTAARYRELMAEWKAAGRAQREAEDDLWNRFRGAQDVFFAARSGVFAERDAEQAENLKLKEELAAEAEKLVPVTDLKAARATFRSINERWEAVGHVPRDARPKVEGRMHAVERALQESEETEWRRTNPEARARAAGLTGQLQAAVDKLRGQIDTARAAGNNAKADKLAKELEGRQALLDQALKGLEEFGG is encoded by the coding sequence GTGAGCAGCGACCCGTGGGGCCGTGTCGACGAGACGGGCACCGTGTACGTGCGTACAGCCGACGGCGAGAAGGTCGTCGGATCGTGGCAGGCCGGGACTCCCGAAGAGGCTCTGGCCTATTTCGAGCGCAAGTACGAGGGCTTGGTGGTCGAGATCGGCCTCCTCGAGCGTCGGGTGAAGACCACCGATCTCTCGGCCAAGGATGCCCAGCAGGCCATCGACCATCTGCGCCAGCAGGTGGACGAGCATCACGCCGTCGGCGATCTCGAGGCGCTGGCCAAGCGTCTCGACGCGCTGGTGGAGTCGGTCGAGAAGCGCCGCGAGGAGCGCAAGGTCCAGCGCGCCAAGCAGAGCGACGAGGCACGGCACGCCAAGGAAGCCCTGGTCAACGAGGCCGAGGAGCTGGCGCAGAGCGAGCAGTGGCGGGCGGCCGGTGAGCGGCTGCGCGCGCTGGTGGACACCTGGAAGGGCCTGCCGCGGCTCGACCGGAAGTCCGACGACGAGCTGTGGCACCGCTTCTCGCACGCCCGGTCGGCGTTCTCCAAGCGCCGCAAGGCGCACTTCGCCTCGCTGGACGCGCAGCGCGAGGAGGCCCGCAAGACCAAGGAGAGGCTGGTCGCCGAGGCCGAGTCGCTGTCCGGCTCCACGGACTGGGGCGTCACGGCCGCCCGCTACCGCGAGCTGATGGCGGAGTGGAAGGCCGCGGGCCGTGCCCAGCGCGAGGCCGAGGACGACCTGTGGAACCGCTTCCGCGGCGCCCAGGACGTCTTCTTCGCGGCCCGCAGCGGGGTCTTCGCCGAGCGGGACGCCGAGCAGGCGGAGAACCTCAAGCTCAAGGAGGAGCTCGCCGCCGAGGCGGAGAAGCTCGTCCCGGTGACGGACCTGAAGGCGGCGCGTGCCACCTTCCGCTCCATCAACGAGCGCTGGGAGGCCGTCGGCCATGTACCGCGGGACGCCCGTCCCAAGGTCGAGGGCCGGATGCACGCCGTCGAGCGGGCCCTGCAGGAGTCCGAGGAGACCGAGTGGCGCCGGACCAACCCGGAGGCGCGTGCGCGTGCCGCGGGTCTGACCGGACAGCTCCAGGCGGCCGTGGACAAGCTGCGCGGCCAGATCGACACGGCGCGCGCCGCGGGCAACAACGCCAAGGCGGACAAGCTGGCGAAGGAGCTCGAGGGCCGGCAGGCGCTGCTGGACCAGGCGCTGAAGGGCCTGGAGGAGTTCGGCGGCTGA
- a CDS encoding RelA/SpoT family protein, whose protein sequence is MPDEAQPAAAQPDQKADQAAAAPVTPETQPADKKAKPAAPEGSGTGVAPVDVRRPAPAKGAATGETPASANGAAPAPAPKPPAPTPAPAPRPTPAAVPRSAGSSNRVRARLARLGVQRSSPYNPVLEPLLRIVRSNDPKIETATLRQIERAYQVAERWHRGQKRKSGDPYITHPLAVTTILAELGMDPATLMAGLLHDTVEDTEYGLDTLRRDFGDQVALLVDGVTKLDKVKFGEAAQAETVRKMVVAMAKDPRVLVIKLADRLHNMRTMRYLKREKQEKKARETLEIYAPLAHRLGMNTIKWELEDLAFAILYPKMYDEIVRLVAERAPKRDEYLAIVTDEVQSDLRAARIKATVTGRPKHYYSVYQKMIVRGRDFAEIYDLVGIRVLVDTVRDCYAALGTVHARWNPVPGRFKDYIAMPKFNMYQSLHTTVIGPNGKPVELQIRTFDMHRRAEYGIAAHWKYKQEPSAGASKVRTDVPKKAGKDDAVNDMAWLRQLLDWQKETEDPSEFLESLRFDLSRNEVFVFTPKGDVIALPAGATPVDFAYAVHTEVGHRTIGARVNGRLVPLESTLDNGDLVEVFTSKAEGAGPSRDWLGFVKSPRARNKIRAWFSKERRDEAIEHGKDAIARAMRKQNLPIQRILTGDSLVTLAHEMRYPDISSLYAAIGEGHVAAQGVVQKLVQALGGEEAANEDLAESTPPSHGRSKRRSSADPGVVVKGVEDVWVKLARCCTPVPGDPIIGFVTRGSGVSVHRADCVNVDSLSQEPERILEVEWAPTQSSVFLVAIQVEALDRSRLLSDVTRVLSDQHVNILSAAVQTSRDRVATSRFTFEMGDPKHLGHVLKAVRGVEGVYDVYRVTSARRP, encoded by the coding sequence TTGCCAGACGAGGCCCAGCCCGCCGCCGCGCAGCCCGACCAGAAGGCCGACCAGGCCGCGGCAGCCCCTGTCACGCCCGAGACCCAGCCGGCCGACAAGAAGGCGAAGCCTGCTGCGCCCGAGGGGAGCGGGACGGGTGTCGCTCCGGTCGACGTCCGCCGGCCTGCGCCGGCCAAGGGCGCCGCCACCGGTGAGACCCCGGCGAGTGCGAACGGCGCGGCCCCCGCGCCCGCCCCCAAGCCCCCGGCTCCCACCCCGGCCCCGGCCCCGAGGCCCACACCCGCCGCCGTGCCGCGCAGCGCCGGCTCCTCGAACCGGGTACGCGCGCGTCTCGCCCGGCTCGGTGTGCAGCGCTCGTCGCCGTACAACCCCGTTCTGGAGCCGCTGCTGCGGATCGTGCGCAGCAACGACCCCAAGATCGAGACCGCCACGCTGCGCCAGATCGAGCGCGCCTACCAGGTCGCCGAGCGCTGGCACCGGGGCCAGAAGCGCAAGAGCGGCGACCCGTACATCACGCATCCGCTCGCCGTGACCACCATCCTCGCCGAGCTCGGCATGGACCCGGCGACCCTGATGGCCGGGCTGCTGCACGACACCGTCGAGGACACCGAGTACGGCCTGGACACCCTGCGCCGGGACTTCGGCGACCAGGTCGCCCTCCTCGTCGACGGCGTCACCAAGCTGGACAAGGTCAAGTTCGGCGAGGCCGCGCAGGCGGAGACCGTGCGCAAGATGGTCGTCGCCATGGCCAAGGACCCGCGCGTCCTGGTCATCAAGCTGGCCGACCGGCTGCACAACATGCGCACGATGCGCTATCTCAAGCGGGAGAAGCAGGAGAAGAAGGCCCGCGAGACCCTCGAGATCTATGCGCCCCTGGCCCACCGGCTGGGCATGAACACCATCAAGTGGGAGCTGGAGGACCTCGCCTTCGCGATCCTCTACCCCAAGATGTACGACGAGATCGTGCGGCTGGTGGCCGAGCGCGCCCCCAAGCGCGACGAGTACCTCGCCATAGTGACCGACGAGGTCCAGTCCGACCTGCGCGCCGCCCGCATCAAGGCCACCGTCACCGGCCGGCCCAAGCACTACTACAGCGTCTACCAGAAGATGATCGTCCGCGGCCGGGACTTCGCGGAGATCTACGACCTGGTCGGCATCCGCGTCCTCGTCGACACCGTCCGCGACTGCTATGCGGCGCTCGGCACCGTCCATGCGCGATGGAACCCGGTCCCCGGCCGGTTCAAGGACTACATCGCGATGCCGAAGTTCAACATGTACCAGTCGCTGCACACCACGGTGATCGGTCCCAACGGCAAGCCCGTCGAGCTCCAGATCCGTACGTTCGACATGCACCGCCGTGCCGAGTACGGCATCGCCGCGCACTGGAAGTACAAGCAGGAGCCGTCCGCCGGGGCCTCCAAGGTGCGCACCGACGTGCCGAAGAAGGCCGGCAAGGACGACGCCGTCAACGACATGGCGTGGCTGCGCCAGCTGCTGGACTGGCAGAAGGAGACCGAGGACCCCTCGGAGTTCCTGGAGTCGCTGCGCTTCGACCTCTCGCGCAACGAGGTCTTCGTCTTCACGCCGAAGGGCGACGTCATAGCGCTGCCGGCCGGCGCCACACCCGTCGACTTCGCCTACGCCGTGCACACGGAAGTGGGCCACCGCACCATAGGCGCGCGGGTCAACGGGCGGCTCGTACCGCTCGAATCCACTCTGGACAACGGCGATCTGGTCGAGGTCTTCACCTCCAAGGCCGAAGGCGCGGGCCCCTCGCGCGACTGGCTCGGCTTCGTCAAGTCACCGCGGGCCCGCAACAAGATCCGCGCGTGGTTCTCCAAGGAGCGTCGCGACGAGGCCATCGAGCACGGCAAGGACGCCATCGCGCGGGCCATGCGCAAGCAGAACCTGCCGATCCAGCGCATCCTCACCGGCGACTCGCTCGTCACGCTCGCGCACGAGATGCGCTACCCCGACATCTCGTCGCTGTACGCGGCGATCGGCGAGGGCCATGTCGCCGCGCAGGGCGTCGTGCAGAAGCTGGTGCAGGCCCTCGGCGGCGAGGAGGCCGCGAACGAGGACCTCGCCGAGAGCACCCCGCCCTCGCACGGCCGCTCCAAGCGCCGCTCCAGCGCCGACCCCGGCGTGGTCGTCAAGGGCGTCGAGGACGTGTGGGTCAAGCTCGCCCGGTGCTGTACGCCCGTGCCGGGCGACCCGATCATCGGCTTCGTCACCCGCGGCAGCGGCGTATCGGTTCACCGCGCGGACTGCGTCAACGTCGACTCGCTGTCCCAGGAGCCGGAGCGCATCCTCGAGGTCGAGTGGGCGCCCACCCAGTCCTCGGTCTTCCTGGTCGCCATCCAGGTCGAGGCGCTGGACCGGTCCCGGCTGCTGTCGGACGTCACCCGGGTGCTGTCCGACCAGCACGTCAACATCCTCTCCGCCGCCGTCCAGACCTCCCGTGACCGGGTGGCCACCTCACGCTTCACCTTCGAGATGGGCGACCCGAAGCACCTCGGGCACGTGCTGAAGGCGGTCCGCGGGGTGGAGGGCGTCTACGACGTGTACCGGGTGACGTCGGCCCGCCGCCCCTGA
- a CDS encoding adenine phosphoribosyltransferase: protein MTDGVQELLLSRIRDVPDYPKPGVVFKDITPLLADPKAFTALTDVLAEGCARHGATKVVGLEARGFILGAPVAVRAGLGFIPVRKAGKLPGATLSQAYELEYGSAEIEVHAEDLQTGDRVMVIDDVLATGGTAGAAVELIRRSGAEVAGIAVLMELGFLGGRARLEPTLRGAPLESLITI, encoded by the coding sequence ATGACCGACGGCGTGCAGGAGCTGCTGCTGAGCCGTATCCGCGACGTACCCGACTACCCGAAGCCGGGCGTGGTGTTCAAGGACATCACGCCCCTGCTGGCGGACCCGAAGGCCTTCACGGCCCTCACCGACGTGCTCGCCGAAGGGTGCGCGCGGCACGGGGCCACCAAGGTCGTCGGACTCGAGGCGCGGGGGTTCATCCTCGGCGCCCCGGTCGCGGTCCGCGCGGGGCTGGGCTTCATCCCCGTACGCAAGGCGGGCAAGCTCCCCGGAGCGACGCTCTCCCAGGCGTACGAGCTGGAGTACGGCAGCGCCGAGATCGAGGTGCACGCCGAGGACCTGCAGACGGGCGACCGTGTGATGGTCATCGACGATGTGCTCGCCACCGGCGGCACCGCGGGGGCGGCGGTCGAACTGATCCGTCGCAGCGGGGCCGAGGTCGCGGGCATCGCGGTCCTGATGGAACTGGGTTTCCTCGGCGGCAGGGCCCGCCTGGAGCCCACGCTGCGGGGAGCTCCACTGGAGTCCCTGATCACCATCTGA
- the secF gene encoding protein translocase subunit SecF encodes MSRLGNIGARLYRGEVGYDFVGKRKIWYGLSILITITAIVGLAVQGLNMGIEFKGGAVFNTAKTNVSVAQAEEFAETASGHDAIVQQLGNDTLRIQVSDLDTKQADAVATKLAADLDMNKNQIDQELVGPSWGKQIANKAWTGLGVFMILVVIYLAIAFEWRMAIAALIALIHDITITVGIYALVGFEVTPGTVIGLLTILGYSLYDTVVVFDSLKEGTKDITKQTRWTYSEIANRSINGTLVRSINTTVVALLPVAGLLFIGGGFLGAGMLNDISLSLFVGLAAGAYSSIFIATPLVADLKEREPQMKALKKRVLAKRAAAAAKGESPDQAEEPHGPSDEVPGDAATAGAVVGPRGRGRGRPSGRRR; translated from the coding sequence ATGTCGCGTCTCGGCAACATCGGCGCCAGGCTCTACCGCGGCGAGGTCGGTTACGACTTCGTCGGCAAGCGGAAGATCTGGTACGGCCTCTCGATCCTGATCACCATCACGGCCATCGTCGGCCTGGCGGTACAGGGTCTGAACATGGGCATCGAGTTCAAGGGCGGTGCCGTCTTCAACACCGCGAAGACGAATGTGTCCGTCGCGCAGGCCGAGGAGTTCGCGGAAACGGCCTCCGGCCATGACGCCATCGTCCAGCAGCTCGGCAACGACACTCTGCGTATCCAGGTCAGCGACCTGGACACCAAGCAGGCCGACGCGGTGGCCACGAAGCTCGCCGCCGATCTGGACATGAACAAGAACCAGATCGACCAGGAGCTCGTCGGCCCGAGCTGGGGCAAGCAGATCGCCAACAAGGCCTGGACCGGCCTCGGGGTCTTCATGATCCTCGTGGTGATCTATCTGGCGATCGCCTTCGAGTGGCGCATGGCCATCGCCGCCCTCATCGCGCTGATCCACGACATCACGATCACGGTGGGCATCTACGCCCTGGTCGGATTCGAGGTCACCCCGGGCACCGTGATCGGTCTGCTGACCATCCTCGGTTACTCGCTGTACGACACCGTGGTCGTCTTCGACAGCCTCAAGGAAGGCACGAAGGACATCACCAAGCAGACCCGGTGGACCTACAGCGAGATCGCCAACCGTTCGATCAACGGCACCCTGGTGCGGTCGATCAACACCACGGTCGTCGCGCTGCTGCCGGTCGCCGGTCTGCTCTTCATCGGCGGCGGCTTCCTCGGCGCCGGCATGCTCAACGACATCTCGCTCTCGCTCTTCGTCGGCCTCGCCGCCGGTGCGTACTCCTCGATCTTCATCGCCACGCCGCTCGTCGCCGACCTCAAGGAGCGCGAGCCGCAGATGAAGGCCCTGAAGAAGCGGGTCCTCGCCAAGCGCGCGGCCGCCGCGGCCAAGGGCGAGTCCCCGGACCAGGCCGAGGAGCCCCACGGGCCGTCGGACGAGGTGCCGGGCGACGCCGCGACGGCGGGCGCCGTCGTCGGACCTCGGGGTCGTGGCCGCGGCCGCCCCTCGGGCAGGCGTCGATGA
- the secD gene encoding protein translocase subunit SecD: MAAPNRGRRPAGAQGKPGRVLALILIAMVALTGGMFWSGHTTPRLGIDLAGGTTITLAAKAEPGKESAINETNMNTAVEIIERRVNGLGVSEAEVQTQGRENIIVNIPKGTNSEQARKQVGTTAQLYFRPVLTVAAGGPTAPQPKPSPSASAPDKATDKGGADKATSPSPSATTQGRAVTDGLKAPSPKPSGSAAEKPAATPPPPGTAALEKKFTDLNCLDQTERGNVGEGVKPEEPTVACGKNSAGQWEKYVLGPAAVSGKDVDDAKGQLDQQRGMWIVTMDFTSAGSKKFQAITSKLSQQQSPQNQFAIVLDGEVVSAPQVNQTLSANAEISGSFDQQSAQDLGNILSYGALPLSFEEQSVTTVSAALGGEQLQAGLIAGAIGLALVIIYLVVYYRGLSLVAILSLLVSAALTYSLMALLGPAIGFALNLPAVCGAIVAIGITADSFIVYFERIRDEIREGRTLRPAVERAWPRARRTILVSDFVSFLAAAVLFVVTVGKVQGFAFTLGLTTLLDVVVVFFFTKPVMTLLARTKFFSSGGSWSGLDPKRLGAKPPLRRTRRTSAPTDPKEA, encoded by the coding sequence GTGGCAGCACCGAACAGGGGCCGAAGGCCCGCGGGGGCTCAGGGGAAGCCGGGGCGCGTCCTCGCTCTGATCCTGATCGCCATGGTCGCGCTGACCGGTGGGATGTTCTGGTCCGGGCACACCACGCCTCGCCTGGGCATCGACCTGGCCGGCGGTACGACGATCACGCTGGCCGCGAAGGCGGAGCCCGGCAAGGAAAGCGCGATCAACGAGACCAACATGAACACCGCGGTCGAGATCATCGAACGCCGTGTCAATGGTCTCGGTGTCTCGGAGGCCGAGGTTCAGACCCAGGGCCGCGAGAACATCATCGTCAACATCCCGAAGGGGACGAACTCCGAGCAGGCCCGTAAGCAGGTCGGTACCACCGCCCAGCTCTACTTCCGGCCCGTTCTGACCGTCGCCGCGGGTGGGCCGACCGCCCCGCAGCCCAAGCCCAGTCCGAGCGCCTCCGCGCCGGACAAGGCCACGGACAAGGGCGGCGCCGACAAGGCGACCTCCCCGTCGCCCAGCGCCACCACGCAGGGCCGCGCCGTCACCGACGGGCTGAAGGCCCCGTCGCCGAAGCCCAGCGGCTCCGCCGCCGAGAAGCCGGCCGCGACGCCGCCCCCGCCCGGCACCGCCGCGCTGGAGAAGAAGTTCACCGACCTCAACTGCCTCGACCAGACCGAGCGCGGCAACGTGGGCGAGGGCGTCAAGCCCGAGGAGCCCACGGTCGCCTGTGGCAAGAACAGCGCCGGGCAGTGGGAGAAGTACGTTCTCGGACCCGCCGCGGTGAGCGGTAAGGACGTCGACGACGCCAAGGGCCAGCTGGACCAGCAGCGCGGCATGTGGATCGTCACGATGGACTTCACCAGCGCCGGCTCGAAGAAGTTCCAGGCGATCACCAGCAAGCTCTCGCAGCAGCAGTCGCCGCAGAACCAGTTCGCGATCGTCCTCGACGGCGAGGTCGTCTCGGCCCCGCAGGTCAACCAGACGCTCAGCGCCAACGCCGAGATCTCCGGAAGCTTCGACCAGCAGTCGGCGCAGGACCTCGGCAACATCCTGTCCTACGGTGCGCTGCCCCTCAGCTTCGAGGAGCAGAGCGTCACCACCGTCAGCGCGGCGCTCGGCGGCGAGCAGCTCCAGGCCGGCCTCATCGCCGGTGCCATCGGCCTCGCGCTGGTCATCATCTACCTGGTGGTCTACTACCGCGGTCTGTCCCTGGTGGCGATCCTCAGCCTCCTGGTCTCGGCAGCCCTCACCTACTCGCTGATGGCCCTGCTCGGCCCGGCCATCGGGTTCGCCCTGAACCTGCCCGCGGTGTGTGGTGCGATCGTTGCCATCGGTATCACCGCCGACTCGTTCATCGTGTACTTCGAACGCATAAGGGACGAGATCCGCGAGGGCCGTACGCTGCGGCCCGCCGTGGAGCGTGCCTGGCCGCGTGCCCGGCGCACCATCCTGGTCTCCGACTTCGTGTCGTTCCTCGCCGCCGCGGTGCTCTTCGTGGTCACCGTCGGCAAGGTCCAGGGCTTCGCGTTCACCCTCGGTCTGACCACCCTGCTCGACGTGGTCGTGGTGTTCTTCTTCACCAAGCCGGTCATGACGCTCCTCGCCCGCACGAAGTTCTTCTCCTCCGGCGGCTCCTGGTCCGGGCTCGACCCGAAGCGCCTCGGTGCCAAGCCCCCGCTGCGCCGCACGCGTCGCACCTCCGCCCCCACCGACCCGAAGGAGGCGTGA
- the yajC gene encoding preprotein translocase subunit YajC, giving the protein MSLVTLLPFIVLIGAMFLMTRSAKKKQQAAAQMRNQMQPGTGVRTIGGMYATVKELHDDAVLLEVAPGVHAMYAKNAIGAVLDDDEYNRIVHGDDAARIDDPIVPDDASSLTGTTESDDAKIDLGKKPEADAADEAGAKDADADATDTEPKDGKADGEK; this is encoded by the coding sequence GTGAGTCTCGTGACCCTCCTCCCCTTCATCGTGCTCATCGGGGCCATGTTCCTGATGACCCGGTCCGCCAAGAAGAAGCAGCAGGCTGCTGCGCAGATGCGCAACCAGATGCAGCCCGGCACCGGCGTCCGGACGATCGGGGGGATGTACGCCACCGTCAAGGAGCTGCACGACGACGCCGTGCTGCTCGAAGTCGCTCCCGGCGTCCACGCCATGTATGCGAAGAACGCCATCGGCGCGGTCCTCGACGACGACGAGTACAACCGCATCGTGCACGGCGACGACGCTGCTCGGATCGACGACCCGATCGTGCCGGACGACGCGTCCTCGCTGACCGGCACGACCGAGTCCGATGACGCCAAGATCGACCTCGGCAAGAAGCCCGAGGCGGACGCGGCGGACGAGGCCGGCGCCAAGGATGCCGACGCCGACGCCACTGACACGGAGCCCAAGGACGGCAAGGCCGACGGCGAGAAGTAG
- the ruvB gene encoding Holliday junction branch migration DNA helicase RuvB, with amino-acid sequence MNWDDITPAPADEAPYAADGRLVGPSADGEDQAVEAALRPKSLDEFVGQERVREQLDLVLKAALARGATADHVLLSGAPGLGKTTLSMIIAAEMKAPIRITSGPAIQHAGDLAAILSSLQEGEVLFLDEIHRMSRPAEEMLYMAMEDFRVDVIVGKGPGATAIPLELPPFTLVGATTRAGLLPPPLRDRFGFTAHMEFYDPTELERVIHRSAQLLDLEIESDGAAEIAGRSRGTPRIANRLLRRVRDYAQVKADGLITRDIAAAALKVYEVDARGLDRLDRAVLQALLKLFGGGPVGLSTLAVAVGEERETVEEVAEPFLVREGLLARTPRGRVATPAAWAHLGLVPPQQAPGASGQPGLFGT; translated from the coding sequence GTGAACTGGGACGACATCACCCCGGCCCCCGCCGACGAAGCGCCCTATGCCGCCGACGGGCGGCTCGTCGGCCCCTCCGCCGACGGCGAGGACCAGGCCGTCGAGGCGGCGCTGCGGCCGAAGTCCCTCGACGAGTTCGTGGGCCAGGAGAGGGTGCGCGAGCAGCTCGACCTGGTCCTCAAGGCCGCTCTCGCCCGTGGCGCCACCGCCGACCACGTCCTGCTCTCCGGTGCCCCCGGGCTCGGCAAGACCACCCTGTCCATGATCATCGCCGCTGAGATGAAGGCCCCGATCCGCATCACCTCGGGCCCCGCCATCCAGCACGCCGGCGACCTGGCGGCGATCCTCTCCTCCCTCCAGGAGGGCGAGGTCCTCTTCCTCGACGAGATCCACCGGATGTCCCGGCCCGCCGAGGAAATGCTCTACATGGCCATGGAGGACTTCCGTGTCGACGTCATCGTCGGCAAGGGACCCGGGGCCACCGCCATCCCGCTGGAGCTGCCGCCGTTCACCCTGGTCGGCGCCACCACCAGGGCCGGACTGCTGCCCCCGCCGCTGCGTGACCGGTTCGGTTTCACCGCGCACATGGAGTTCTACGACCCCACCGAGCTGGAACGCGTCATCCACCGCTCCGCCCAGCTCCTCGACCTGGAGATCGAGTCCGACGGCGCCGCCGAGATCGCCGGCCGCTCCCGTGGCACGCCCCGCATCGCCAACCGCCTGCTGCGCCGCGTACGCGACTACGCGCAGGTCAAGGCGGACGGACTGATCACCCGGGACATCGCGGCCGCGGCACTCAAGGTGTACGAGGTGGATGCCCGGGGCCTCGACCGTCTGGACCGGGCGGTCCTCCAGGCGCTGCTCAAGCTGTTCGGCGGCGGCCCGGTGGGCCTGTCGACGCTCGCGGTGGCCGTGGGGGAGGAGCGGGAGACCGTGGAGGAGGTCGCCGAGCCCTTCCTCGTACGGGAGGGACTGCTGGCCCGGACCCCGCGCGGACGGGTCGCGACCCCCGCCGCCTGGGCCCATCTCGGCCTCGTTCCGCCGCAGCAGGCCCCCGGTGCAAGCGGACAACCGGGGCTGTTCGGGACGTGA